A single window of Leptospira semungkisensis DNA harbors:
- a CDS encoding RidA family protein — translation MSILEKIKSLGLELPPTPKAIAAYIPASQSGNLVFTSGQLPMKDGKLMLTGILGAGLGVEDVKAAAEQAALNALAAISGVIGDLDQIKSIVKIGVFVASSPEFTEQHLVANHASNLLLSIFGEAGRHARFAVGNSSLPLGAPVEVEMTVSL, via the coding sequence ATGAGCATATTGGAAAAAATCAAATCCCTCGGGTTAGAACTCCCGCCTACTCCTAAGGCCATAGCCGCATACATACCAGCCTCCCAATCCGGAAACCTAGTGTTTACTTCCGGCCAATTGCCGATGAAAGACGGAAAGCTAATGCTCACTGGGATCCTAGGAGCAGGCCTCGGAGTAGAAGATGTGAAGGCAGCTGCAGAACAAGCTGCTCTAAACGCACTCGCCGCGATCAGCGGAGTGATCGGAGATTTGGATCAAATCAAATCCATCGTTAAGATAGGAGTCTTTGTGGCTTCTTCTCCCGAATTTACGGAACAACATCTAGTAGCAAATCATGCTTCTAACTTATTGCTCAGTATTTTTGGAGAAGCGGGACGTCATGCGCGCTTTGCGGTAGGAAATTCCTCCCTGCCTTTAGGAGCTCCTGTAGAAGTGGAGATGACGGTTTCCTTATAA
- the modB gene encoding molybdate ABC transporter permease subunit translates to MESFDWDSVRSPLILTLQVTLFSTFFATLVGILFAYRMSKARFIGKSFLDAVFTLPMVLPPTVLGYYLLVLFGKRGILGSFLLEHFQYSILFNLHGAVLASAIVSFPLVYRSAKASFEDLDPEYEEAAYTLGKSKWATFLLVILPLSWRGILAGSMMAYARGMGEFGATLMIAGNIPEKTQTLALAIYDSVQAGNDTFSLLLVIVASITCVSVLTLAGILLKKPHW, encoded by the coding sequence ATGGAATCTTTTGACTGGGACTCCGTTCGATCGCCTTTAATTCTCACATTACAGGTAACCTTATTCTCCACATTTTTTGCTACGCTTGTGGGGATTTTATTCGCCTATCGAATGTCCAAGGCTCGATTTATAGGAAAATCATTCTTGGACGCAGTATTCACTTTGCCCATGGTGCTCCCGCCTACAGTTCTCGGATATTATCTGCTAGTCTTGTTCGGCAAAAGAGGAATACTAGGTTCCTTCTTATTAGAACATTTCCAATATTCTATATTATTTAATTTGCATGGAGCTGTTCTTGCTTCGGCAATCGTTTCCTTTCCCTTAGTCTACAGATCTGCAAAGGCAAGTTTCGAGGATTTAGATCCAGAATACGAAGAAGCCGCCTACACTTTGGGGAAATCTAAGTGGGCAACTTTTCTACTCGTAATTCTTCCTCTTTCTTGGAGAGGGATTTTGGCCGGTTCCATGATGGCTTATGCAAGAGGGATGGGAGAATTCGGAGCCACCTTAATGATAGCGGGGAATATACCTGAAAAAACTCAGACCTTGGCCTTAGCTATCTACGACTCAGTCCAAGCAGGAAACGATACTTTTTCTTTACTGCTCGTAATTGTTGCTTCTATTACATGTGTATCGGTTCTAACTTTGGCAGGAATTCTACTCAAAAAACCTCATTGGTAA
- the modA gene encoding molybdate ABC transporter substrate-binding protein: protein MKTRKYSLILIFSLLFNVSLLAQEKEKEILVSAASSLTDVLKEIGIVFQEKTKIKPVFNFGSSGSLYQQIEKGAPVDVFISADQDITDKGIANGILESNTKTILLKNTLVLVVPKNSTAKIEKLQDLQAPEIKKIAIGNPSSVPAGKYAEEVLSKDGLNKTLKDKFIPAENVRQVLDYVGREEVDAGFVYKTDALVAESKVKVVLQLSGHKPILYPGILVSGIKNSADAKSFLNFLHQSPEAKALFTKYKFTLP from the coding sequence ATGAAGACCAGAAAGTATTCGCTAATCCTAATATTCTCTCTACTATTTAACGTTTCCTTACTCGCTCAAGAGAAGGAAAAAGAGATCCTTGTTTCCGCTGCCTCAAGCCTCACGGACGTATTAAAAGAAATCGGGATCGTTTTCCAAGAGAAGACAAAGATCAAACCAGTATTCAATTTCGGTTCTTCCGGAAGTCTGTATCAGCAGATCGAAAAGGGAGCACCTGTGGATGTTTTCATCTCTGCGGACCAAGACATCACCGATAAAGGAATCGCAAACGGAATCTTAGAATCGAATACTAAAACGATTCTTTTAAAGAATACCTTAGTCCTAGTAGTTCCAAAGAATAGCACTGCAAAGATCGAAAAACTGCAGGACTTGCAAGCACCGGAGATCAAAAAAATAGCGATCGGAAATCCAAGCTCCGTTCCCGCTGGTAAGTATGCCGAAGAAGTTCTAAGCAAAGACGGACTGAACAAGACTTTAAAAGATAAATTCATTCCTGCAGAAAACGTAAGACAGGTTTTGGATTATGTAGGAAGAGAAGAAGTGGACGCAGGCTTTGTCTACAAAACGGATGCTCTCGTCGCCGAGTCAAAAGTAAAAGTCGTCTTACAATTGAGTGGGCATAAACCGATCCTTTATCCCGGGATTTTAGTGAGCGGCATTAAGAATTCAGCGGATGCAAAATCCTTCTTGAATTTTCTGCATCAATCTCCCGAAGCCAAAGCCTTATTTACAAAATATAAATTTACACTTCCTTAA
- a CDS encoding sulfate/molybdate ABC transporter ATP-binding protein — translation MSLSVDIQKKLTDGEREFLLDVQFEFQGNFQVLYGPSGAGKSLTLKAIAGLLKPDRGRIQFKDRVYFDSKAKTIIPAEKRNLGYLSQNYGLFPHLTVRKNIEFGLKGLFQIRADKRTRESVANLMELFEIQETANSYPRYLSGGQKQRVALARALARNPEILLLDEPFAALNPDLRQKMREELRSLRNRIDVPILLISHDRIDPDFFGVSPLYMEDGKIRQGPATTD, via the coding sequence ATGTCTCTTTCCGTCGATATCCAGAAGAAACTAACTGACGGAGAAAGAGAATTTCTTCTGGATGTGCAATTTGAGTTCCAAGGAAATTTTCAAGTCTTGTACGGGCCTTCCGGCGCGGGAAAAAGCCTGACCTTAAAGGCAATTGCAGGACTTTTAAAACCGGATCGAGGCAGGATCCAATTTAAAGATCGGGTATATTTCGATTCTAAAGCAAAGACAATCATCCCTGCCGAAAAAAGAAATCTGGGATACTTATCTCAGAATTATGGATTATTCCCTCATTTGACCGTGAGAAAAAATATAGAATTCGGATTGAAAGGCCTGTTTCAGATCCGCGCGGACAAGAGAACGAGAGAATCCGTTGCAAACTTAATGGAATTATTCGAAATACAGGAAACTGCGAACAGCTATCCTAGATATCTTTCCGGAGGACAGAAGCAAAGAGTTGCATTGGCAAGAGCTCTTGCCCGAAATCCTGAAATTCTTCTCTTGGATGAACCGTTCGCAGCCTTGAATCCGGATCTAAGACAAAAGATGAGAGAGGAATTAAGGTCTCTGCGAAATAGGATCGATGTTCCGATTCTTTTGATCTCGCATGATAGGATAGATCCTGATTTCTTCGGAGTCTCTCCCCTTTACATGGAAGACGGGAAAATCAGGCAAGGCCCCGCTACTACAGATTAA
- a CDS encoding metal-sulfur cluster assembly factor codes for MQLLELPTQDIEKRVYAEIHRVEDPEIGISVAELGLIYRIQVEGDKAKIEMTYTSMACPAGPQMKQEIQDNALRVEGINSVDVEVVWTPKWDPRAMASEEAKMDLGIFDY; via the coding sequence ATGCAATTATTAGAATTACCAACGCAAGATATAGAAAAAAGGGTCTATGCGGAGATCCATAGAGTAGAAGATCCGGAGATCGGGATCTCGGTCGCGGAACTGGGACTTATCTATCGTATTCAAGTGGAAGGAGATAAGGCCAAGATCGAGATGACCTATACTTCCATGGCATGTCCTGCCGGACCTCAGATGAAACAGGAGATTCAGGACAACGCTCTTCGCGTGGAAGGCATCAATTCTGTTGATGTGGAAGTTGTTTGGACTCCAAAATGGGATCCAAGAGCTATGGCTTCTGAAGAAGCGAAGATGGATCTAGGAATTTTCGATTACTAA
- the chrA gene encoding chromate efflux transporter — MHESWEVFLTFLKLGLISFGGPIAHIAYFHTEFVKKKLWIKEEQFNELLAVCQILPGPASSQMGISIGTIRSGWKGGILAWTGFTLPSALLLFIFAILVKSNIIPDLRWVHGLKLVACAVISQAVCSMWGSYAKDLRGITLCLSAFLASVLFRNAYSQILIIFVSASIGFLFSSKIVSDDPRDFQTSSFLEFASPKNAFYCLLIFFFLLFTLPFIDFLYKDPLLDIVDGFYRSGALVFGGGHVVLPLLEGETVQKGLLSSEIFLIGYGAAQAVPGPMFTFATFLGAMIQGVTGAILATISVFLPSFLLVFGIFPFWQKLRKYPKVEAALTTIQPAVLGILLAALYDPVLVSTIRSGLDSVIVMVLFVFAFFFQLPSWVIVLAGLFSSFLG; from the coding sequence ATGCACGAAAGTTGGGAAGTATTTCTCACATTCTTGAAGTTAGGATTGATCTCTTTCGGCGGGCCGATAGCGCATATCGCTTACTTTCACACCGAGTTCGTTAAAAAGAAACTTTGGATCAAAGAAGAACAGTTTAACGAACTTCTTGCTGTTTGTCAGATACTCCCAGGACCTGCTAGCAGTCAAATGGGGATTAGCATAGGAACGATCCGATCGGGTTGGAAAGGAGGGATCCTTGCCTGGACCGGATTTACTCTTCCCTCTGCTCTTCTATTATTCATTTTTGCAATATTAGTAAAATCAAATATAATTCCCGACCTGAGATGGGTGCATGGACTAAAACTGGTCGCATGCGCGGTGATATCCCAGGCGGTTTGTTCCATGTGGGGAAGCTACGCAAAGGATCTAAGAGGTATCACTCTTTGCCTTTCTGCATTTCTCGCTTCCGTTCTTTTTCGAAACGCATATTCTCAAATCTTGATCATCTTTGTCTCCGCTAGTATAGGATTTTTATTTTCGAGTAAAATTGTTTCGGATGATCCTCGGGATTTTCAGACATCTTCCTTCTTGGAATTTGCATCTCCTAAAAATGCTTTCTATTGCTTACTTATCTTCTTTTTCTTATTATTCACGCTTCCATTTATAGATTTCTTATATAAGGATCCCCTCTTGGACATCGTAGATGGATTCTATAGATCCGGTGCCTTGGTTTTTGGAGGAGGTCATGTTGTGCTTCCCTTACTCGAAGGAGAAACGGTGCAGAAGGGATTGCTTTCTTCGGAAATATTTCTTATCGGCTATGGAGCAGCCCAAGCAGTTCCTGGGCCGATGTTCACCTTTGCTACTTTTTTAGGTGCAATGATCCAAGGTGTGACAGGAGCAATCCTTGCAACGATCTCTGTATTTCTTCCTTCCTTTCTTCTGGTGTTCGGGATATTTCCTTTTTGGCAAAAATTGCGAAAATATCCAAAGGTAGAAGCTGCATTGACTACGATCCAACCGGCAGTCCTCGGAATTCTATTGGCTGCTTTATACGATCCAGTTCTTGTTTCGACGATTCGCTCCGGACTGGATTCGGTCATAGTCATGGTATTATTCGTTTTTGCCTTCTTCTTCCAATTGCCGAGCTGGGTCATTGTTTTGGCCGGACTCTTCTCTTCTTTCTTAGGTTAA
- a CDS encoding DoxX family protein, whose amino-acid sequence MESENISKGQLWTGRILSGLIVAFLLLDGVMKFFLDKMPKEALADSEKLGYPMSTMPGIGTTLIVSTLLYAFPRTAIVGGILLTGYLGGAVATHVRVLNPWGSHILFPVYMGIILWAGLYLRNPKLRAIFPWQK is encoded by the coding sequence ATGGAATCTGAAAACATTTCGAAGGGACAATTATGGACGGGTCGAATTCTAAGCGGCCTAATTGTCGCCTTTCTACTCTTAGACGGTGTCATGAAATTCTTTTTGGATAAAATGCCAAAGGAAGCATTAGCTGATTCCGAGAAACTCGGATATCCTATGTCCACGATGCCAGGGATTGGGACTACATTAATCGTTTCCACTCTTCTATATGCGTTTCCGAGAACCGCTATCGTAGGAGGGATTTTATTGACTGGATATTTGGGTGGAGCAGTCGCTACTCATGTTCGGGTCTTGAATCCTTGGGGCAGCCATATCCTTTTTCCTGTGTATATGGGGATTATTCTTTGGGCCGGTCTGTATCTTAGAAATCCTAAGTTACGCGCCATCTTTCCTTGGCAAAAGTAG
- a CDS encoding AraC family transcriptional regulator, with translation MDFVQKALWFIESHSRDDINLEDIAKVSGVSPFHLTRTFAYTMGVPLMRYVRGRRLSEAAKRLTRSGPNILDLALEVGYGSHEAFTRAFREQFEITPEQFRSSGDLNNISLVEAITMNAEPLPELDPPRFETIPPRLMVGITEHYDCQAPGGIPNQWQKFSSYLGNIQGQTGPTAYGVCYNFDAEGFFDYMTCVEVSNSSNIPKELKSLKLSSQKYAVFTHKGHVAGIRATFAAIEKNWLPTAKVKPAEAPNLERYGKEFNPQTGLGGIEIWIPVEG, from the coding sequence ATGGATTTTGTGCAAAAGGCTCTTTGGTTTATAGAAAGTCATTCCAGAGATGATATCAATCTAGAGGATATCGCTAAGGTTTCGGGAGTCTCTCCCTTTCATTTAACCAGGACCTTTGCCTATACAATGGGCGTTCCTTTAATGAGATATGTTCGCGGTCGAAGGTTAAGTGAAGCGGCGAAACGACTTACTCGGAGTGGTCCTAACATTTTGGATCTTGCTCTCGAAGTAGGTTACGGTTCCCACGAAGCGTTTACTAGAGCCTTTCGCGAGCAATTCGAGATCACTCCGGAGCAATTTAGGTCTTCGGGGGATTTGAACAATATTTCTTTAGTTGAGGCTATCACTATGAACGCAGAACCACTACCGGAATTAGATCCGCCAAGATTCGAAACTATCCCGCCTAGATTGATGGTGGGAATCACAGAACACTATGATTGCCAAGCTCCCGGAGGAATTCCGAACCAATGGCAAAAATTCTCTTCTTACTTGGGAAATATCCAAGGCCAGACGGGCCCAACGGCTTACGGAGTTTGCTATAACTTCGATGCGGAAGGATTTTTCGATTATATGACTTGTGTAGAAGTATCCAATTCTTCGAATATTCCGAAAGAACTTAAATCGTTAAAGCTATCTTCTCAGAAATACGCGGTCTTTACTCATAAAGGCCATGTAGCAGGGATAAGAGCAACCTTTGCTGCTATCGAAAAGAATTGGCTTCCTACTGCGAAAGTTAAGCCGGCAGAAGCGCCAAACTTGGAAAGATACGGAAAAGAATTCAATCCGCAAACCGGGTTAGGGGGAATAGAGATTTGGATCCCGGTCGAGGGCTAA
- the vapC gene encoding type II toxin-antitoxin system tRNA(fMet)-specific endonuclease VapC produces MSKYLLDTNICIYIINQRPPVVQEKFKKITLENIYISSVTEFELHYGIQKSHKKEQNTKVLSEFLSYLNLLPYGSREAQISARIRFQLEKQGKPIGPFDLLIASQAIANDCILVTNNEKEFKRIKELKTENWVK; encoded by the coding sequence ATGAGTAAGTATCTATTAGATACGAATATCTGCATTTATATCATCAATCAAAGGCCTCCAGTTGTTCAGGAGAAATTCAAAAAAATCACTTTGGAGAATATTTATATCTCCTCAGTTACCGAGTTTGAACTTCATTACGGAATTCAGAAGAGCCACAAGAAAGAACAGAATACAAAAGTCCTCAGCGAGTTCCTAAGTTATCTCAATCTTCTTCCTTACGGAAGTAGAGAAGCTCAAATATCTGCCAGGATCCGATTTCAATTGGAGAAGCAGGGAAAACCGATAGGCCCATTCGATCTATTAATAGCCTCTCAGGCGATTGCAAACGATTGCATACTCGTTACCAATAACGAGAAAGAATTCAAGAGGATTAAAGAACTGAAAACTGAGAACTGGGTAAAATAA
- the vapB gene encoding type II toxin-antitoxin system antitoxin VapB, which translates to MISNRAKIFKNGDSQAIRLPKQFRFKGKEVYIRREGKNIILTPIDDVVDRLWETLNEFSSDLKIEREQPTQYDKRDSL; encoded by the coding sequence ATGATTTCGAACAGAGCTAAGATCTTTAAGAATGGGGATAGCCAAGCAATCCGCTTGCCTAAGCAGTTTAGATTCAAAGGTAAAGAAGTCTATATTCGTAGAGAAGGTAAAAACATAATCTTAACCCCGATCGATGACGTAGTAGATCGTCTGTGGGAAACCTTGAATGAATTTTCAAGCGATCTGAAGATAGAAAGAGAGCAGCCTACCCAATACGATAAACGCGACTCTCTATGA
- the sufU gene encoding Fe-S cluster assembly sulfur transfer protein SufU: MSLSDSLYQEVLLDHYQNPRHHGRLEHAHLHEEGVNPLCGDEVELFLELEGNTISKISFWGKGCSISQASASMLTDSLYGKTLDEARSLLHEFKEMLLEDKEPNFAEEYEDLESLEAVKKIPARIKCATLAWNTLERILKKNH; the protein is encoded by the coding sequence GTGTCCTTAAGCGATAGTCTTTACCAAGAAGTTCTTTTAGATCATTATCAAAATCCTAGACACCACGGAAGGCTAGAACATGCCCATCTCCATGAAGAAGGAGTGAATCCTTTATGCGGAGATGAGGTGGAACTCTTCTTAGAATTAGAAGGGAATACTATCTCTAAGATCAGCTTTTGGGGAAAAGGCTGCTCTATCTCTCAAGCTTCCGCGTCAATGCTCACCGACAGTCTTTATGGAAAAACTTTGGACGAAGCAAGATCTCTTCTGCACGAATTCAAAGAAATGCTTTTGGAAGATAAAGAACCAAATTTTGCGGAAGAATACGAAGATCTAGAATCCTTGGAAGCAGTGAAGAAGATCCCGGCCCGCATCAAATGCGCCACTCTTGCCTGGAATACTCTGGAAAGGATCTTAAAGAAAAATCATTGA
- a CDS encoding cysteine desulfurase has translation MSWNLEKIRNDFPILSTEMNGKPLVFLDSAASSQKPKSVIDTIRHYYEAENANIHRGVYSLSQKATEKYEMTRIKTSRFIGAACAKVVIFTRNTTESINLVAQSWGRTNIHEGDEIVLTELEHHSNLVPWQMLAQEKQAVLKFIPLNQDSTLDLSNIDEIITERVKLVAVAQMSNVTGTIHDLDAIIRRARQVGAKVLVDGAQGICHLPTNVQKQDFDFYAFSAHKMLGPTGVGILYAKEEILDTMPPWMGGGDMISKVWKEKSTYADLPARLEAGTPNISGVIGFGAALEYLESVGMQEIRNHELELLQYALDRLEDFGGLELYGTSDLSKRGGVISFNFPGVHPHDVGSILDEEGIAIRVGHHCAQPFMEFKGIAGTCRASFYLYNTKEDVDALLVGLKKVKEIFGRVLKR, from the coding sequence TTGAGTTGGAACCTGGAAAAGATCCGCAATGATTTTCCGATTCTCTCTACGGAGATGAACGGCAAGCCCTTAGTGTTTCTGGACAGCGCTGCTAGTTCTCAAAAGCCCAAATCTGTAATCGATACCATCCGCCATTATTACGAAGCGGAGAATGCAAACATTCATCGCGGAGTTTACTCTCTTTCCCAAAAGGCAACCGAGAAATATGAAATGACTCGGATCAAGACTTCTAGATTTATTGGAGCCGCTTGCGCTAAGGTGGTTATCTTTACTAGAAATACTACGGAGTCCATCAATCTGGTTGCTCAGTCTTGGGGCCGCACGAATATCCATGAGGGTGACGAGATCGTTCTCACCGAATTGGAGCATCATTCCAATTTGGTTCCTTGGCAAATGCTTGCTCAGGAAAAACAAGCTGTCCTGAAGTTTATTCCACTAAACCAGGATTCTACTTTAGATTTAAGTAATATAGATGAGATCATCACTGAGAGAGTTAAATTAGTCGCAGTCGCTCAGATGTCCAATGTGACCGGGACGATTCATGATCTAGATGCAATTATCCGAAGAGCAAGACAGGTAGGCGCTAAGGTGCTTGTGGATGGTGCCCAAGGGATTTGCCATCTACCTACCAATGTGCAAAAGCAAGATTTCGATTTCTATGCATTCTCCGCTCATAAGATGCTTGGTCCTACAGGCGTCGGGATCTTATACGCTAAGGAAGAGATCTTGGACACAATGCCTCCTTGGATGGGCGGCGGCGATATGATCTCCAAGGTTTGGAAGGAGAAATCCACTTACGCGGATCTTCCTGCCAGATTGGAAGCTGGCACTCCGAATATTTCAGGCGTGATAGGCTTCGGTGCTGCGTTGGAATACTTGGAATCCGTAGGAATGCAAGAGATCAGAAACCATGAATTGGAACTATTGCAATATGCCCTGGATCGATTGGAAGATTTCGGCGGATTGGAATTGTACGGAACCTCGGACCTGAGCAAAAGAGGAGGAGTGATCTCCTTCAATTTCCCTGGAGTGCATCCTCACGATGTAGGTTCCATTCTGGATGAGGAAGGGATTGCAATTCGAGTCGGGCACCATTGTGCTCAGCCTTTCATGGAATTCAAGGGGATCGCAGGCACCTGCAGAGCTTCCTTCTATCTTTATAATACCAAAGAGGACGTAGATGCCCTTTTGGTAGGTCTAAAGAAAGTGAAGGAGATTTTCGGTCGTGTCCTTAAGCGATAG
- a CDS encoding Rieske (2Fe-2S) protein: protein MGEFQKLAKLSDLQEGKVFVAETRYHKVGLTKLGNEICAFADLCTHDGEEIAEGDLEGDVIVCPRHSAKFNIRTGKVLCMPAVEDLPVYKTRIVGDDVEVELED from the coding sequence ATGGGCGAATTCCAAAAGCTCGCGAAGCTTTCCGACCTGCAAGAAGGCAAGGTGTTCGTAGCCGAAACTCGTTATCATAAGGTCGGTCTGACAAAACTAGGAAATGAGATCTGTGCATTTGCGGATCTCTGCACCCATGACGGAGAAGAAATAGCCGAAGGTGATTTGGAAGGGGACGTAATCGTTTGTCCTAGACACTCAGCTAAGTTCAATATTCGCACCGGAAAGGTCTTATGTATGCCCGCGGTGGAGGATTTGCCAGTCTATAAGACAAGAATCGTGGGTGACGATGTCGAAGTAGAGTTAGAGGATTGA
- the sufD gene encoding Fe-S cluster assembly protein SufD, with amino-acid sequence MLLAESISDFIKEKKEPSSLKEFRSKAEKNLSEIPFPNSSLESWRKISLSNFKISEYTRVCSDSSVSFFASSGAKISKLEELSPEKLSEVLKKAEPSLSFYSKEWFPSFVFARFTHAYYIKLNSSEDLPEIRISCEEGNIILPLLIVEAPSNEKVSLLERWISPSQKDLILMSGVTILLTPANGDFQYSTIENLGDSTFHFRAAHSVQEKDSKFHASIASWGGYKGKSFYDSVIAGKGCWTRYAGLSPLKAREFQDTEVRILHSESHAQSSILYRTVVREKAHHVFTGNLHIPSHCKDVGAIQINNNLLLDRTARAESIPKLEVFADSVKCEHGATVGEIDEEQLFYLASRGIDESEARKMIVEGFLAEVVREFPSESIREELGSMIESRMLGE; translated from the coding sequence ATGCTTTTGGCGGAATCCATTTCTGATTTCATTAAGGAGAAGAAGGAACCTTCTTCTCTAAAAGAGTTTCGCAGTAAGGCAGAAAAGAACCTTTCCGAGATTCCTTTTCCGAATTCTTCTCTTGAATCTTGGAGAAAGATCAGCCTTTCTAATTTTAAAATTTCTGAATATACTAGAGTTTGTTCCGATTCTTCGGTAAGCTTTTTCGCTTCTTCCGGCGCGAAAATAAGCAAGCTGGAAGAGCTTTCTCCCGAAAAACTCTCCGAGGTCTTGAAAAAAGCGGAGCCAAGTCTTTCCTTTTATTCTAAGGAATGGTTCCCGAGTTTCGTTTTTGCTCGTTTTACTCACGCATATTATATTAAATTAAATTCTTCCGAAGACTTGCCGGAGATCCGAATCAGTTGCGAAGAAGGGAATATTATACTTCCCTTATTGATTGTGGAAGCTCCTTCGAATGAGAAAGTTTCTCTTTTGGAAAGATGGATTTCTCCTTCTCAAAAGGATTTGATTTTGATGAGCGGGGTTACGATACTCCTGACTCCTGCCAACGGCGATTTTCAGTATTCTACGATTGAGAATTTGGGAGATTCTACCTTTCATTTTAGAGCGGCTCATTCGGTTCAAGAGAAGGACTCTAAATTCCATGCAAGCATCGCTTCCTGGGGTGGATACAAAGGCAAATCCTTCTATGACTCCGTAATCGCAGGAAAAGGATGTTGGACGCGTTATGCGGGCCTTTCCCCTCTTAAGGCGAGAGAGTTTCAGGACACTGAAGTTCGCATTCTTCATTCAGAAAGTCATGCCCAAAGTTCTATTCTATATCGCACTGTGGTCCGAGAAAAGGCCCACCATGTCTTTACGGGCAATCTTCATATTCCTTCTCATTGCAAGGATGTGGGAGCAATTCAGATCAATAATAATCTTCTTCTGGATAGAACCGCGAGAGCAGAGTCCATTCCTAAGTTGGAAGTATTTGCCGATAGCGTGAAATGCGAGCATGGGGCCACTGTAGGAGAGATCGACGAAGAGCAATTATTCTACCTTGCATCTCGAGGCATCGACGAGTCCGAAGCCAGAAAAATGATTGTAGAAGGTTTCCTAGCAGAAGTAGTTCGAGAATTTCCTTCCGAAAGCATTCGAGAAGAATTGGGTTCTATGATAGAATCCAGAATGTTGGGGGAATAA
- the sufC gene encoding Fe-S cluster assembly ATPase SufC gives MAELLKISNLRAGIETESGEIQEILKGVDLIIGEGEVHAIMGPNGSGKSTLSNVIMGHPKYKVLSGEILFRGESLLEKPTDERARSGIFLCFQYPTSIPGVTIGNFLRTILKSVRGKELPVKEFRKELKEATALLDVPDTWIGRYVNDGFSGGEKKRNEILQMTLLKPKLSVLDETDSGLDIDALRIISEGITKNKSADRSILLITHYQRMLNYVTPDFVHVFAQGKILKTGGRELALELEEKGYDWILSGAN, from the coding sequence GTGGCGGAACTACTAAAAATCTCGAATCTTCGCGCGGGAATTGAAACCGAATCCGGTGAGATCCAAGAAATCCTGAAAGGGGTCGACTTGATAATCGGAGAAGGGGAAGTCCATGCCATCATGGGTCCGAACGGGTCCGGAAAAAGTACCTTATCAAATGTCATCATGGGGCACCCTAAATACAAAGTGCTTTCCGGGGAGATTCTTTTTCGAGGGGAATCTCTATTAGAAAAGCCCACTGATGAAAGAGCAAGATCGGGTATCTTTCTTTGCTTCCAATATCCTACCAGCATTCCCGGAGTCACGATCGGGAATTTCCTACGAACCATTTTAAAATCCGTTCGAGGCAAGGAACTTCCTGTAAAAGAATTCCGTAAGGAATTGAAAGAAGCAACTGCTCTTCTGGATGTTCCTGATACTTGGATCGGAAGATATGTAAACGACGGTTTCTCCGGTGGGGAAAAGAAGAGAAACGAGATCCTTCAGATGACTTTGCTGAAGCCGAAACTTTCCGTTCTAGACGAGACCGATTCCGGTCTGGATATCGACGCTCTTCGGATCATTAGCGAAGGGATCACTAAGAATAAATCTGCGGATCGATCCATTTTACTCATCACACATTACCAGCGCATGTTGAATTACGTGACTCCTGATTTCGTACACGTATTCGCTCAAGGAAAGATCTTAAAGACAGGCGGGAGAGAACTCGCTCTCGAATTGGAAGAAAAAGGATACGACTGGATTCTATCGGGAGCAAACTAA